A stretch of DNA from Scleropages formosus chromosome 13, fSclFor1.1, whole genome shotgun sequence:
TTTCATATTTTTGGTATTAAAGAGACATGAATGCAGTTCACACAGGCTTTATTAGAAAGAGGAGCATATGCCTCTAGTCCTGTGTGCACATGTGTTTGTGCACATGATTTGAATtctgttctgattctgattgtgTCTTTTGGGTAATCATTAACTGTTATTGACTCCATTTAGACTGCATCTCTGACTAATCAAATGTACTAAGGTAGCCATTATGGGTAATGATCCCTATCCACTCCCTTGCTTTAATGGTATCAGCGTTACTgctgttaatattaatatgtattagTGTGTGCAGTCCCATTAGTGTCTGCTGTGTTCACCATGCTAAGTGCAGACATAACactaatgaaatgtaataacaGCATATAACATTATCATTTCAGATGAGAATACAGTCATAATGTTTTTATTggtgtttaatttcattatgaCCACACAGAGTACGGTGTAATGTTAAGTACACAGATTGCCTAACCGCTGTATGCAGTTAGCAGTATTATCAGTAGTAAACGCAgtagaatgtttgttttattccgCTCGTTCTCTCTGATGGTGCCTGATGATTCGCTCATCTTTGTGTTCCCTACAGAAAGGAACAAGCTCTTTGAAATGTCCTCCTTTGTGGAAACGAAAGGCATGGACACGCTGAAGAACTCGCCCATTGAGTTTGTGGAGTATCCTTTCAGTAGCTTcattatgtgtgtttgtatgtgtgagtgtgatcTCTTGAGGAGATGTTTTGTTAATGTTCTTTTCGTTACCATTACATATTTCAGGACACACATGCATCTGTTAGCTTCATCCTTTAGCTGCACGCATTCAGATACAATAAGAAGCAGCTGAGTCGTATCTACCCCAAGGGCACCCGAGTGGACTCCTCCAACTACATGCCTCAGATCTTTTGGAACGTGGGTTGCCAAATGGTGGCGCTCAACTTCCAGACCCTCGGTTAGTCttgacctttttcattttagcaCCGTGTTCTGTCAGTCTACTGTAAACGCTTGTTTTTTCAGTAGCCACGCTGTCTCTCAATCTCTCTTCATGTGGACAGTAAAAAGGCATTCTTGCAAGGACAAACATGGTCTTGTTTGCCCAATGTCTCTCAGATCTTCCCATGCAGCTGAACATGGGGATATTTGAGTACAATGGCCACTCAGGGTACCTCCTGAAACCTGAGTTCATGAGGCGCACAGACAAGCACTTTGACCCCTTCACAGAGAACATTGTAGATGGGATTGTGGCCAACACTGTCAAGATCCGGGTGAGGAGCCGTCTTCTCTCTGAGGGCAGTTTGAGGAATTTTGGGTGATTTTATGCATCTCTGaatctgggtgtgtgtgtgtctgcatttgtATCTCCGTGTCTCAAATGACACACTATACCCTCTGTAGGTGATCTCCGGCCAGTTCCTCACTGATAAGAAGGTCGGGGTGTTTGTGGAAGTGGACGTGTTCGGATTGCCCGTCGACACCAAAAGGAAGTTCCGCACCAAGACATCCAACAACAACTCCTTGGACCCAGTGTGGGAGGAGGAGACTATCTTCCACAAGGTAGCAAACATAGCTTTCTAAAGTCCTGCTCCTGCGCTATAACTTCATATACTGCACTTCTACACACATTTGTCTCTGCACAGTGACTACTTCCTAAAAGCATCACATGCCAGAGTGTTAGTGTTAGGGTGGTGTATTAGCGGAGTTACAGGTACAGTAATTTATTCCACTGTGTATGCTTCAGGGAACTGTTTGCTTTCACCACTTGAGGACATTCAGTGTAATTCTTGTCCATATAATGTTGCTCTTCTTTTGCTCTTTTGAAGAGTAGCAGAGATCTCCACTAAAATCCCTTGTTTAGCTTTGTGGCTGTTGTGTTCCTTCAGCAGTGTCCTCCgtttcctccttcctgtccCTCTCTCAGGTAGTGCTGCCAACACTGGCATCCCTACGAGTGGCTGTGTTTGAGGAGAATGGCAAGTTCATCGGCCACCGCATCCTGCCTGTGTCTTCCATACGACCAGGTGAGCGTTCCCTGTGAACTTAAGTCATGCTGAGAAGTGTTGCACCATCGCTTCTTAGCTTGGTCTCCTGACCCTGAACTTGACCGCAATCTTTATTGACAAATTGGCCTGATTgtctgctgatttttttttctgtgggtgTGTGCACAAGCAAGACTGTGGCCATGAACCTtgtctctgggggggggggtttgtgtgtgtctgttttttagGGTACCACTACATTAGCCTGAAGAATGAGCTAAACCAGCCCCTGCTGCTGTCCTCCCTGCTGGTGTACATTGAAGCCCAGGACTACATCCCCAATGAGCATCAGGGTGAGGCTCATTGCTGTATCCACACTACCCTCCGTCAGTTCTCCTGAGCACCGGTCACAAAGCACTGCCCACTTCCCACGCAGAATAACACATTTCAGAGCTATTGTCAAATACTACTGGTTTAGTCGAAAGGTTTTAAAAAGATAGCATTTTACTTGTATGTGGCTGACCATCATCATAGGCTGTTCTTTATTATAGTTTTGAAAAGTGCTTGTGGTTGTTGGCTTGGAGGCCCTGATAAATAAGGGTGTGTGTTCATGGGGATCTGTGTAATGACTGGcactgctgtctgtctgtgtgtatcaGAGTATGCTGAGGCACTTACGAACCCCATCAAACATGTCAGCCTGCTGGACCAGAGGGAGAGACAGCTGGCTGCGCTCTTAGTGGATATTCATGAGGTACGTTGTCAGAGCACACacttagctgtgtgtgtgtgtgtgtgtgtgtgtgtgtgtgtgtgtgtgtctatgcacAACACAGGATTTTGGGGTCTCTGCTTTGCAGAGGGTGCATGTGGGGTCTCCTTCACAAGAGAACCCAAGGCCACAGCCACCGCCCAGAGAAGGGGACGTCTGCCTCCCACCCACACCGCAGCCGCCTGTAATGGTCCCTGATGGTGTAAACTCCCCAGCAGCAGGTACTGCATCACATCCTTGGAGTAGTTCGGTCCACTCGGGCTGAGTACAGCTGGGTTTTAGTGCTGACATCAGTTTTTGTTTACACTGTTCATACAGTTATACTGTGCTGCTGTTTATAGTGATCTCTATTTAAATCTTGTTTCTGCTGGTTGTCTGTTGGTTTTGTGTGTTGCATTAACTGTGTCCATGTAATTACACGTCTAGACTCTGGCTCTGCACTGTCGCGTCTTCTGGTCTTCTGCTGTGTTGGGCTGCATTGTGACGTTGCATTGTATGTGTTTCAGGCCAGAAGGAAGATCTTATTGCTGCAGTCTTAGCAGGTATGGCCATTTTAGAACACCCAAATGGATTTTACTTTCCCGCAAACCTGGGCACTGAACCGAAAAGTATATTTAATTCTGCTGGAATGAATGTATGGGAGGAGAAagacagatgtttttctctctctctctctctctctctctctctctcgctgcgGGTCAGATATCCAGCCCCAGTCATTAGACGAGCTGAAGCAGCACAAATCCTACCTGAAGCTACTCAAGAAACAGTGCAAGGAGTTAAAAGAGCTGCGTAAAAAACACCTGAAGAAGGTGACACCTCCTGCTTTTCTTGCATTCAGTTCTAATGGATTTATTTCAGAACTGTTTCAATTTCGAATTGTTTTACTGGCCTGAAATGTGTGCAGTAAATGCTGACAAACCATAACTTTAGTGCTGTCAAGGAGACATAGCTTCAGtaacaatgaataaaaagtaatttcataGATATTAAACTGCAAAAGGATTGCTGTTGAAATCTTTATGCTTACAATCTAAACTCACGTTCTTTAGACATATAGTAAATGAAGGCCTGTGTGTGCCTGGTTCAGGTGGGGGCCCTCAGTAAGGAGCAGCGCACTCGAACCAACCAGCTGCACTCCGAATCGATTAGACGGCGCAGCCAGATTGAGAAGAAGTGCAAAGGCagcctgaaaaagtgagaaGGGGAtttagaaatggaaaaatggagggaaaggaTGAGGATTTTGGGAAGGGACAATGGAAGGAAGTGGTTTCATATGGGGTGCTGCAAGTCTAGATGATGAGGGGACTTTGTGACGGTTTCACTCAAATGATTACATGGCTGTCACTTATTAACCAAGTTGGATGTTTTTAGTGGTCCGTGTGCATGGGATTCTTTTTTGAGTATTTCTGTGTGTACGTATATGATGTCCAAAGTTAAATTGCTTGCTCTATTCAGGGATCCGCAGGAGACGGTGCAGAAGGAGCTGACTGCTCTGGATGAGGAGCTGCAGAGGGAGACAGTGCAGATGCGCGAGTGGCAGATGCAGGAGTTGCTCCAGCTACGCCAGTCTCAGCaccagctggagagggagaagaagaaggcgCACCTCAAAGAGGTGGGCAGTCCTGTCTGCGCTCGTCTGAGTCGTTTACAGCCGAAGAGTTTCCAAAGAGAGCTTTCTCTTTCCATATTCAttatatgtaattttaaaaaaaatcttatcttttctgtctctctcccgGTACCTTTCCATATTTCAACCTGTTCGTTTACTGTCCGTGTTCTCCTCCTCTTCAAAAGACACCCTTGTCTCCTACCCTAACCTTTTTCTGTCTCTAAAATTCAATTCGAAACATGTCCAGGCTTCACTTGTGACAAAAACACTCATATAATGGTACTCATATTTGTGAGAAAATCCTTCTGAGTGCAGAAATGTCAGTTTAAAATAGAAGGAGCTTTGGTAACGTCAAGGGCCACAAAGTGAGCATCTGCCTGGTCCTCCCCACTCAGGGTACGGCTCTTCCTGGACGCCTCAGAAGTCTTGCATCGGCTTGCAAGCACCTCAGAACTTATCATTAGTGTAAAACCATTGTCATAATAATGAGCCATAAAGCAAAATTTTACAGTGCTAAAActagaaaaagcaaaaagaaatccTTACCAGCAGTTTATAACTTGATGCATAGCGCAGTTACAAGCATTACAAGTGATAACTAATTACATTGAAAATCATTTTGTTAGGATGTGTTCTAAAAAAATAGTATTCCCAATTTTATATAGTGCACTtaaaaaaagcagcttttttaaaataaagatgctTTGGTTACAACTCTAATATAAATGTCTACTGACCGTTGCATGATTGCAGTGGTTCGGAGCCTACCTGGAAGCATGGTGTGCAAGGCAAGGTGTACCTTGGACTGGGTACAGGTCCATCCCAAGGCAATCTCGcatgcacgcgcgcgcacacacacacacacacacacacacacacacacacacacacacacacacacacacacacacgcgttttCTCGTAGTTACACCCTGAGGAAAGTTTAGAGTCAGCagctgacctgaaacacatgtctttggagtgtgggaggaaacccaatgaacacaaagagaagaaactccacacagatgggagctgtgaggcaccactgaTATTCACTGTGCTGCTCAAAATCAACTGAATGCagcaatataatgaaaagaggAAATTATAGTAAATTAAAtgatggagaagaggaaaaagaatgGTGGGGGGGAGCATGCAAACATGACACGTATGAGCGGGTTTATTCTGATTTCCTGGATTTTGTTTTGAATGATGTTTCTCCAagtttcaaaacaaattttacagGGTGAAAAATGGCTAAAACTTTTGTAGCTCAACGAGACTAAAGATCTGTCTTTCTCGtagaaatttgttttaatttcagttctgtGAGAATTTAGGAGAATTTCGGAAATGAATTGTGCTTCATGTGTGGGGGAAGCCTATGTTTGCTACTGTGAACCGGTGGATTTTTGTTGCAGGAGCAGTAGACCTTTGTTCAAACATAAAATGGACACACTCTACAGACCTGTCTCTTACTGCCTTCTGgttctccctcttcctcctcctcgtctcttTCTGTGTCTTGCAGTCCTTCGACAAGCTCAAAGAGACGGCAAAGGAATGCCAAGAGACCCAGCTGAAGAAGCTGAAGGACATCTGCGAGAAGTGAGGACCTATTTCCATCCATTGTTTGAGCAGCTTCTCTTTccttgtttgacttttttttttttttttttttacttgatcTGCTTTGGAAATGCATACGGTTGAATCATGTACACATATGACATATGAGATCAATGAATGTTCTGGATATGGAactaaatgacacatttttacagttttaactgctgaaatgtaaaattacagcaaaaggtgcttctttctctctttcatcCTCTTTTGGTTGTGGTGGTGTATCTGTCTGGGATTTCTGCAACAAAATCTCGCTTTCGGTGATGGGTGTCTGCTCTTTTGAAAGAGAAAAGGTTTCTCACTAcgttttcactgtattttattctgcatgttttattgCTCATTTCTGATCtaagtttttttgtcttttttcctctgagTTTAAATACCctattcaaaaaaagaaaaaatggtagTGATCCTGAGACAGGATATACTTGGGTTGATTAAGGCTTGGCaggattaaatttaattttcctatGTGCTGTACAAGAAATTCCATTTGAAGTGACAAAAACATAATTCATTAAAGATGAGGAGCCCCCTCTTTTTGCTTGCTTTTATATGGAGTGAAAGTTTCTTCAGTCTGTTTTTACTCTCTCTGTACTAACATTAACACATCTGAATGGATCTCTTAAAGTCGAAGTGATAGTGTGTTAAAACAGACTTTCTGTCTTCTCTCCAAGGGAGaagaaggagctgcagaagatCTTGGACAGGAAGAGACACAACAGTATCAGTGAGGTTAAGAACAAGGACAAGGAGAAAGCAGATGCGTGAGTGCTTCCTCACATCTCCATTCCCAGTGCTCCCAGTATTCCTGTCGGAGGACACTGAGCCAGGGCTTATGGTCCAAAGAGAAGTTGTGTACAAGCCATCTCATGGCTCCGCCTGTCCCCCTTTCTGTCACACTCTGCGCCCTTCCGCTGAGCTGTTCGCTCCATCCCAGTTGCTCTGTCACCCTTCAGTCTCCATTCCCACCTGCGTCTTTGCTCCCGCAGCCTGCTGACAGGTCACTGAGGATTTATTACACAATGCAGGATTTATCTGGTCACTGAAAGGGCATTTAATGCACACTATAGTCATGTCACTGACACAAGGTGAGGAAAGCATTCAGACAGGATTACTGGAACCCTCTCCGGTGTGGCACAGTGGAAGAAGTATGCATACCTGGCCTTTCTTTGTACAGCGACACTTTTTTGTTTCCGCTGTTCCTGATAAAATCTGCGGTTCGTCTGGCAGGTGTGGAGACCAGACCTTGGGGATACATGAAGGTGCAGTCGAAAGCTGCGGGTTCAGTGCTGGAGCAGGGGGCCCACAGCGGCCCAGCCAGCAGGCTGCCTCTCTCAGGTCCAGTCTCTGGTGACCAAATCCCTGTGCTCTTCACACCTCTGCACTGACAAACAGTGTGTCAGTGACTGGAACCTTGGAGAATTCCTTCTGGTCTTGTTTTATCAAGGCTTCATATCTGCTCATAGTTGCTGAGGGCAGTCTGTTTGAATTTTGTCTAAACTCTGTCTTGAGCGGTCTCCAAGCAGGTGTCTATGTGCTCCTTCTTTAAACAGGAGGACGGGTGGTCTTTAGTGTTGCGATGGTTCACTTTGACTCTGtattttgtcactttggaggaaaactgGCAGGTTTCCACTCAAGCGTAGCTATTTATTGAGGGTTTTCACCCGTAGTTTTTCCTTGTGACGTAGTGGGAACAGCTcatctttcccacaatgcaatgctgGTGGCCATATTGAAGGTGCTGTGCATGACTGTAATGGGAATCTCTCGGTGACCAGTCCAACCGTGCACAGGTCTTCACTCACAATCCAGGAAGACCGCAGCGTGTGCTGCTTTTCACTGTACCTGACATCTTGAAGCGCTAGactgaatgaataatttaatgccTCATTCAAGCCTCGCAGCTGGTCGTTGAGGCCGCAGCTGTTGGGGTGAACAGCTGACCACGGGCTACGTGAGAAGGGCCTCGGCGCTGCTTTCTTCGTACCCTCATACATTTCTGCTCTTGAGCTGTCCCATGGTTCTGCACAAACCGTGTTGGATGAGAGCCCTTTTGCTCTTGACGATCTCCACGGGCGGCTGATCTCCTCTGAATGACAGTCTTGGGTCACCCCAGTGCGGAACACACGCCACCCCACCCTTAGTTTCTGTGGATGGGCTTTCCCAGGTAAATCTTTCTCCATTTGAACTCTACAGCCTGTTTGACAGTTTTGCCTCCATCTCTGCAGGGAGCTTAATGAGATCAACAGGAAGCACATCACGGAGTCGGTTGCCTCCCTCCGCATGGTGAGTCCTGTGTGCTGCCCCCTCTGGCTCCCTGAcacctgacctctgacctctgacccagGCTTGCACTCACCCACTCCTGTGGTTGCCCTCTGGCAGGACGAGGGGAACATTTAAACATGTGCAGATGGGTTCACACACTAACCCATCTCATTTTTGTCCACCTCTTGCTTGCTCTTTCTTTACATGCAAACAGAAGCTTGaattataatgtatatttttatcttgCTGAGAACACAAGTACTAACCGGTATGCAGTAATGTTGATTCTTCCCCCCTCCTCTTACTTAGTGCTGTTTGGTCCGTTTCGGTGCatgttatgtgtgtgtatctcataTTAAAGAAACCGTTATTCCTGAGGGACCAGTTGACGCAGATAAGTAATAGAAGAGAAGGAAGTGAGGAGAGCGCTGCTCCTGCTTTACTCGGAGACTGAACGTTGAGCTGGTGCTCCTGCAGATGGGGGTGTAGCTAGAAATTCTCAGCCCCCAGAAAGAATATTGCTCTGCCGCcccttaaataaaataaagttaccACTGCGATTTCTGTGGGCCCTCACCTGATTGGAATGTGAAATCCTGACGTTGAGGAGACTAGGCATAAATTTACCCATTGCCTGGTCCTCCATTCATTCGGAAAGAAGGATTCCTTTGGATATCATTTTTAGTACTTGATGTCACTACTTGCCAGTatttatattcaaaatattaGATATTTCAGTGGCTGTAAGCATCGTATTTAAAGCTTTGCCGTTCACATCTGCTGTGGCTGCGCTGCAAGGCTGTTAATCACAGTCCTGCACCCGGAGACCTGTCCTTCCTCCTGGATGAGAAGTTTTTTGCAAGttctaaaaatgaatgaaagaagagCAAAATGCATATGTCTAACACTCTGTAGCAGTGAGGGGTTTGATGCTAGTGGAGCAGTGGCCCAtcctcagactgtgtgtgtgtgtgtgtgtcctgcagctGGACAAGGCTCAGAAGCAGCGCCAGGAGAAGCTGCAGCTTTGCCAGAGGGAGGTGCTACAGCACATCGATGAGGAGCTGCCCATGGTGTGTATCCTTGTCCTCCCCACACTCGCCCTGCTCTCACTGTGTCCGTAGTCCCGTCCTGCTTTTACGTGATAATCgttgcttaatgtaaatagtttttttttttctttcccccccctccccttttgcTGCCCTTCCTTATGTGCTCTGGGTGCATCACACCCACATCAGATAGACACAGACCTCCTCAAAGAGCAGTTACTTAAAAGAGAGTATTCTTTGGCTCTTTGGCCAGTCCCTCCCCAAGGTCTGTGGCTGTCCAGCTGACTGTAGGTGTCGCCTGGCAGCATGAGGGAAGAAGCCCAACTAACTCACTCCACTCTTAGTTCCTGGCAATGTACTGATGTGCTCCGCAGTTTCTTTGACATTCATAAGCTTTTCCCACCTGAAAGAGGAATATTCGCCCTCTCTCCACTCCAGCAACAAGCCCAGCTGGAGAGGGACCTGGAGGCGGAGCTCCGGGGCCTGCCGGAGGAAATCTGCCAGTACCTGCAGGGGGAGCTGGAGAGCAAGAGTCCAAAGAGCGATGCCCTGTTTGGCTCGCTGTCGAACAATGACAGCCTGAGCTCCGGTCCACCGTCGAACAGCAGCACGCCCCCTTATTCTTCTCCTAACCATAAATGGCACAAGGAGCGGAGCCTGGACAATAGTACCACCTCATTGGTGGATTCATCATCCTCCAGCACTCCAGTGTTGTCAGAAGCAGAGCTTACGACAGTGTAATTCATTGTTCTTAACTGTTGCTTTTCCCTCATCACCaattaatgataaaaaataatagCTATTTCTTAAGTTTATTTTCAAGGTATCCATTATCAGGGTATGTCTGTGCTTTTGAGCATTTTTACCAAAGCTCTTAGCTCTTTTATTGGTATAGGGTcctatggatttttttttttttttttttttttttttttaattttccttttagcCATATTTACTTTCATCTTATGAAAACTTTGGACATGAAGGGCACGTTTTAGTTTAGAGCtggatttaatttatttattggcaTTGTAATGACCTGTCTTGGGTTCAGTCGTAGTACTGAACTGTCTCCACCAGATGGCGGACAATGGTAACTTAGCTTTGTGACAGTGCTGGGCTGCACTCTGTTTTATAGTACTGGTGAAAAGCCTTGTTTACATAATGAATTGCTCCCAAATCCTTGTCCAACGGGACAGTAACGGACAATAATCCAGTTATTTTGATACCACTGATACCAACTGATACCAGAAACATCTACAGATGAGGAGTCCAATAGTGAAGCTAGAGATGAAATGGTCCTGAACAGCAGTAGAGGAGTCTTTTTACCCAGTGGGCCCcaggtcgtgtgtgtgtgtgtgtgtgtgtgtgtgtgtgtgtgtgtcagtcactgTGAATGGAAGCAAGGATTTACTGCAGAGAACTGCAGGCCATGATTGAATTAGAATCTCAGACCCTACAAATGCCCACTCTCAGTAGCTAACCTAACAGGGTTAAATGTATTCAATCTCCTGCTGGGTTTAACTTAATCCTAACTCTTAATTCAGAATGTAATTTGGCCTTGAAATAACCACTAAATTGCTGCTCTCCAGCACCAGGTCGCTCCTCCTCATGTGGATCAGACTGGGTCAAAGTCCTATGGAGCCAAGCACTAGCGTTCCTTacctgtatttgttttcttttcttttaaattcctTTGTACCCCATTATAGTTGCCCTCTTCATACAGTGGCCTGTAGGATGGAACCGAacatgtgggtttttttttttttttatactacaATCATTTCTACTTTTAgggtttattttacttttcattttaatcttgCGTGGCAGACGGCCCTTTTTGGCTTTAATCTCCTCTCATCTGTCCCTCGGCTGTTCCGTGAGCTGCGGCCCGCTGGGCTTCTGCTGGGCTTCTGCAGCGCAGGCTAAACCCAACATGTGGATTTGGCCCTGAACAAGCTGCCAGGTGGCAGCGGACTCGGGATGAGGGACTCGTCATGGTGACAGGAACACcgccgctgctgccgctgctgatGATGAAGCAAGACTGCACAGTAGAC
This window harbors:
- the plcb3 gene encoding 1-phosphatidylinositol 4,5-bisphosphate phosphodiesterase beta-3 isoform X1, whose protein sequence is MAGAKPGVHALQLKPVSVHEILKKGSKFIKWDEEVNSALVTLKVDPNGFFLYWTVSNMEVELLDISLIRDTRTGKFAKIPKDPKVREVLGFGKGGEDGAVEGKLLTVVHGCDLVNVSFLNFQAMQEDIAKVWTEELFKLATNILSQNASRNTFLYKAYTKLKLQVTQDNKIQVKNILKMFSDKKRVEMALEQCGLLANRVEGIKADDFTWEAFQNFLNSLCLRPELERIFVELGSKGKPFLSLDQMLDFINRRQRDSRLNEVLYPPLKREQVRQLMEKYETNSSQLERDQISLMSFSRYLGGEENSIVPPERLDVMDDMTQPISHYFINSSHNTYLTVGQLTGLSSVEMYRQVLLTGCRCVELDCWQGRPPDEEPYITHGFTMTTEIPFKEVIEAIAESAFKASPYPLILSFENHVDSAKQQAKMAEYCRTIFGDALLIDALEKYPLVPGQPLPSPQDLMGKILVKNKKKHHHRPPNGSVRRRADVGGEIAKQASPNNDCPLNDGDSGQLMSNGEEKLAERMVKDGEPRKSIGYVESEEEEEEEPVAELKKPNSDEGTASSEVNATEEMSNLVNYIEPVKFKSFEVARKRNKLFEMSSFVETKGMDTLKNSPIEFVEYNKKQLSRIYPKGTRVDSSNYMPQIFWNVGCQMVALNFQTLDLPMQLNMGIFEYNGHSGYLLKPEFMRRTDKHFDPFTENIVDGIVANTVKIRVISGQFLTDKKVGVFVEVDVFGLPVDTKRKFRTKTSNNNSLDPVWEEETIFHKVVLPTLASLRVAVFEENGKFIGHRILPVSSIRPGYHYISLKNELNQPLLLSSLLVYIEAQDYIPNEHQEYAEALTNPIKHVSLLDQRERQLAALLVDIHERVHVGSPSQENPRPQPPPREGDVCLPPTPQPPVMVPDGVNSPAAGQKEDLIAAVLADIQPQSLDELKQHKSYLKLLKKQCKELKELRKKHLKKVGALSKEQRTRTNQLHSESIRRRSQIEKKCKGSLKKDPQETVQKELTALDEELQRETVQMREWQMQELLQLRQSQHQLEREKKKAHLKESFDKLKETAKECQETQLKKLKDICEKEKKELQKILDRKRHNSISEVKNKDKEKADAELNEINRKHITESVASLRMLDKAQKQRQEKLQLCQREVLQHIDEELPMQQAQLERDLEAELRGLPEEICQYLQGELESKSPKSDALFGSLSNNDSLSSGPPSNSSTPPYSSPNHKWHKERSLDNSTTSLVDSSSSSTPVLSEAELTTV